CGGTGATTCTCCCGCCCGCCTAGCATCCGACGAAATCGCTTACCCCTCCCAACAGACGCACACTAAGCGCCCCTTGCGCATCAGATCATTGCGCCGGAGATGGGGTGGTGTACGGGTACACCACCCCCGAATTATTCGTCCGCCAGACATAGATCTGAGCTCATTTTTAACCTAAAGCCGACATGATTGTGACTTGTCTTATGCTGTGCTGCACGGAACAGCAATCCTTTTGACGCCGCTTAACCGCGCTTGAATGCGTTGGCCACAAGCAAAAATTCAGAAGCTCATATCTCCTAGTTCAGGGTAAAAATCGAGATGGTGTACCGTACACTACCCCCTGAATCGTTCGTGTATCAGACATTGATCTGCGGTCGTGTTTTCACCTAAAGCCAAGAACACTGCGACCTGTCATATGTTGCTCTGTCACGTTGGAAGTCGAATATGGCAATCCATTTGAAGACGCTTAAACGGTCTTCTGTACATTGAAGAACACAGCACTTTTGGGCCAACATCAGGGCAAGAAGCGCTGGCCGGAAGCAAAAAGCGCAAGCTCATACTTTCTAGCTTCAGCCGAAAAAAGGGGTGGTGTACCGTACACCACCCCAGCATCATTCGTGCGCCAGACACGGGTCTGGGGTCGTGTTTTCAACAAAAGCACTGAACGCTGCGAGTTGTCTTATGTTGCACTGTCACGCTAAAAATCGAATATGGCAAACAATTGAAGTCACTTAAATAGGTTTCAGAGCATTGGAGTGGACAGCACCTTCAAGCCAACAACAGAGTAAGAATCGTTGACTCGAAGCAAAATTCGCAAGCTCACATTTTCCAGTCTCAGGCAAAAAAGGGGGTGGTGTACGGTACACCACCCTAGAAACATTCGTGTGCCAGACACACATCTGCAGCCCTGTTCTCAACTGAAGCCGAGAAAAGTGCACCTTGTCATATGTTGTACTGCCACAGGGCAAGACGAATACAGCACTCGATTTGAAGACTCTTTAAGGCGATTCAATGCATTGGAGAACACGGCACTTCCAGGCCAATATCAGTGGCCGAAGTGTTGTTTCGAGTCAAAGTTAGGAAGCTGGTAATTACTGGCCTCAGGCAAAAAAGAGGTGGTGTACCGTACACCACCCTAGCATCATTCCTGTGCTGGGCATAGAGCAACGGTCTTTTTTCACCTGAAGCCAAGAGAACGACACTTTCAGGCCAACATATGAAGACAAAAAATTGGACCGAATCAAAATTTGGAGACTGATCTTTTCTAGTCTCAAACGAAAAAGGGGTGGTGTACGGTACAGCACCCCTTCGCATTACGTTAAAAACTCAATCATTCATTAATTCTTGGATGAATTTGGTAAGGACTTTTATCTTGCTGTCGGAAAGTTGCATTTGAAAATGAACCTCCGTTGAACCCGTTTTACCCTGGGTAATTGTGGCAACGGCCCTTTTGCCTGCGGTAATTTTTGTAGCCTTAGCTGCAGTTTTGGGTTTCGCAACATCTATAGATATTAGGGTTGCAAATACCGCTGCAGGCGTCGGTTTAGGACTCATCGAAGCTAATTTCTTTGCTGATGCAATACTCGCCTCCGGGTTGGCCAAATACGCTTCGCGCAAAGGTTTAGCCCAGCGATACTGCAAGTCCAAAGGTGATGCGAAAGCATCGACCAATTCATTGGGTAGCTCAGCAAGGGTCAGGGATTTGCTGACATTGCCATGGTCGACGCCCAGAGCTTCAGCCAATTTTCTGATCGATGGGAACAAACCCTCCTGAATCGCGCGCTGATACATCACACCCTGCTCCCAAGGTGAAAGATCTTTACGACTTCGGTTTTCGCGGTCCATCTCAACAAAGAGCGCTTGATCATCAAGATCTTCAACGATCGCCAAAACATCAAGCTTGTTTTGTTTGCACGCTTCAAGGCGACGGTGACCGAAAATCACTTCGAATCTGCCGCCCTCTATCGGACGTACTTTAATTGGCTGGACATTCCCGCCAGCACTTTTGATTTCTTCACGCAGACTTGCAAACTCCACGCTCTCAAAATTTGTTTCGTGACGATTTGCGTACTTACTACGAAGAATCAAGTTTGTTGGGATTTTGCGTGTTGGGACCGCGCCATTCCAGAGTTCCACTTGCGCTTTTAAGGACTCATTTTCTTTGAGCATCTGACTACGTGTGTCAGCAACGCGTTGAAACTCAGCGCCAGGAGCGGTAGATGGATTGTGCTTGGTTACGGGAGTACTTACTTCTGTGCTAGCGGCAGGAGCAGTCCAGTCAATTCCTTTGAATTTGCTTTTCATTTCTTCTCTCCCATTGCACGTAATTGGTCATGCCAGCAATGTTGGATTTTGTTTTCCATCAGTTCTGTGAGCTGGTCATAGGCCAACTTAGCTCTGTCATAAGTGCGCGATGACATACTTGTCTTGGCAGCATCGTAGATTGTTCCAAGTTCAGCAGATGAGTTCTTAGAGGCTGCCGTTTCAAGTATTTCGACAGGCAACAAAATATCGCCATTAGCCGCCTTAAACCATTCTCGAACCAGGGACGTAGAGCTGACTTTGTTGTCAACACGTGTAAGCACGATATCGAAAAAGTAAAACTCTTTCTCTTTTGTTGCATTTTCATAAAGCGTCCCAGCGAAATCTGACAACAACTTCCAAAATTCGCATGAAGAGTTGTAGTCCAGTGCAGATGGGGGGCAGGGCATCAACACACCATCAGCAGCAATCAAGCCATTAATTGTGGTGTAACTTAGAGAGGGTGGGGTATCAATGATGATGACATCGAATTGTTGACGAATCGGGTCAAGCGCGTAATCAAGCGCTCTCCAGAATTCAAAGCCTGGATCAGCTTTTTGGCGCGCAGGCAAATAAAACTCTGCGCCAGATAACTGCGCGTTAGCCGCAACAAGAGAAAGTCCAGACCAGTATGTCTCAACAATCGAGGATTCAATACTGTCATTGGAGCCGTCAAAAATAGGGGCGACCGTCATGTCATATGACACCTCAACAGGCAGCAATCCTGCCAAAGTACTTGCGCTCCCTTGGGGGTCGAGGTCGATCAATAAAACCTTGTGCCCACGCATGCTCAAGCCCTGAGCGAGAGAAACAGCGGTGGTTGTTTTAGAAACGCCGCCTTTGAAGTTTGCGACGGTCAACACAATCGCATCGGCACCTTCTGGTCGGAAAGCATCAGGACGGGTGGCGCGTGCCCAAGTTTGAAGGTCCGAAAGACTCCACTCACGACGAGCACCCACCAATTCACCACCAGGTAGTTCACCCGACGCGATCAGGCTGCGAAGTGTCCCTGTCGTAAGTCCGCAAATCGACATGACATCAGCAGTTCCAAACCTGGGAGATGGCTTTTTGTTCTTAGGAGCTAATACGACCTCGCGAACTCTGGCCTGCACTTGTTCATTGCGCGTTGCGCGTGCGGTAATGTCACTTAAAGTGACTTTCTTAAAAATGGCTTGCTCTGACATAGCATTTCCAATCAACGTTAAACTAGTTCTCATTGTAGAACACAGTTTTAAGAAACGACACGTTTTTAACGACAGGTCTCATTTATTGCGTTTTGTAGTCATTACCTGAAAGATCTCATCAAGAATTCAGAGCAACGCATCTAAAAGAAGGGCTGTTGGTGCAGAGATTATTTAGATTAATTTACTTCATAGTTTAAATATTTAGGAAAGTCGCAACGCTCAATAAGCTGTTTAAATTCAATAGGTTACGATGATCGTTAGCTTAGAAATGTCCACCTTTATAGAGTCGTTGTCCATTATTCTAGACACGCGTGTCCAGGCTTAGAGAGTCAAATGTCCAGCTTTCTAGACTCTACAAAGCTGGACATCTTTTTAAACCAAAAAACGAATTGTTGTCGGTTCATAGAAACATAGCAGCATAAAAACTGGTTGTGGAAGCTCAATCAGATGCGTTTAGCTGTGAAGACATCCGATGAGGTTCACGCAAAAATGTCCAGTAAATTAGAGTCATTAACTACGGGATCGCAAATCTCGATATGTCCGAAGTGCTTTGGACAAAACAATCGTTGTGGTACAGTCCCGTCCGAATGGAGTTCGGACAATGAAGCCAAAACCAATGACTTTAGACCATATTGAACAAGACGCTGTTCCGTTTGGAAATTACTCGAACTTAGGCCAAGTCGGCTTTAAAAAGCATCACCAGCTTATCGTGATGAGGCCAGCACCTGGATACACAATCTCGCTTGTCGCAAGAAAGCTCTATAACGCCATGCTTGCGCATACACAACAGCGTATTGAGCGTTTTGGAATTCATAAAGCTTCAGAGGCAATGGAGTGCCATCTTTCAGAACTTATGCAGAAGGTAGGCATCAAGAGTGGCTCCTATGAAATTGTGAAGAAGTACATAGCAGAGCTGGAGCACTGGAAAGTTAAGTTTGAAAGTCCCAATAACTCGGCAAACACCGAGCCATTGCAAATCGACGGCTCGATCAAAAAAACGAAGAAGCAGAAATTTTTAGAACAAAGTGCAGACTTTGGCTTCATGCACATGCTTGCAAGTTGTCGTTTGATGACTGACGACAAAGATAGGTATTTTGTTCGCTGGTCTTTTGCCAGTGAGGTCTACGAATATTTTGAAATGCTCAACTCAAAAGATACGGGAGTTGACCGGCAATATGTCTACATAAACTTAGAGGCCATCAGTGCACTAGGAACGTACACATCATTGGCTCTTTATGAAATTTGTTCGAAATTTAAAGGTATCAATAGAACAGGGGAGAAGCCCAATGATTGGTGGCAGGCCTCATTAACAGGCAAGCCGCTCGGTGAAACACGGCGCGAGTGGCGTAAATTTAAAAGCGAAACAATTGGGCCTGCCATCATAGAAATCAATTCATTGACAGACATACATCTAACGCTTGAGGAAAACAAAGCAGCACAGAGCTGTTACTTCACGATTGCAAAAAAACAAAAAGACAAATCAGGTGAAAAAGTTCAAGAATTCGATGCTGAACTGATCGAAGAAGGTAAAGATCTCGGAATCAATGAAACCAAAATCTTAAAGTTGCTCAAAGAGTTTGGTGAGCCTAGTTTTAAGGTCCAGTTACTCACACTACGCACTCGCATAGGAAACACGTCACTTGCGCCATTGCGTAGCAATTACGCGTTCCTAAAAACCTGCTTAGAAAATGGAAATCAAAAACCATTGCCCCTAGACTATTTAGCGTCTAGTCAAACCGAAGAGGCGATTTCAAGTGTGGGCTTCGTCCAGATTACAAAACAATCAGTTGATTTAGAAACGGAACAAATCAAGCAAGAAGCTGAAGTTCGTAAAGAAATTCTTAACCAGCTTAAGAAAGAACCAAAGCAAGTAATCAAATCCTTTTTGACGAGAGCAAAACAAGAATTGACCAAAAAAGGGCAGAACGTGACTCCAAAAGAGTTAGAGCGCATAGAGGAGGGCAGTTGGACGCCCGGAATGCTTGGGACAGAAGCTTTGGCGTTATATGCCTATGAAAATTTTGGCCCCAACTGGAAACATAAAAATATTACAACAGCGGCTATCTCTACAAGCAACACAGCTGGCGAAATTGTTGCCGATATTTGAAATCTCAACCCAGTGAAATCCACCAACAAAACAAAGATAAAAACATGTCTGAGCCAAGTTCGCAAATCGATTACTCAAATCTCAGAGTACCGCCACACTCAGTAGAGGCTGAGTCCAGCGTCTTAGGTGGGTTGCTTTTAGATAACAGTGCGTGGGACCATGTTGCTGATGTACTTGTGTACAGTGATTTCTACAGACATGAGCACAAATTGGTTTACTTAGCCATAGGTGAATTGGTTAGTCACAGCCGTCCTGCGGATGTAATAACAGTTTATGAGCACTTGCAGGCACTTGACAAGGGTGAAGAAGTTGGAGGTCTAGGCTATCTAAATGCCTTGGCGCAATACGTCCCAAGTGCCGGCAATATTCGTCGATATGCAGAAATCGTGCGCGAACGTGCGATCCTTAGAAAGCTAACGGCCGCAGGTGACGAGATCGTTAGCAATGCGATGAACACCCAAGGTCGCGCAGTGGATCTGATCTTAGACGAAGCCGAACAAAAAATCTTCAAAATTGGAGAAGAAGGTTCACGGATGAAACAGGGGCCTCGCCCCATGTCCGTGCTCATTCCTGAGTTGATTGATCACGTGCAAAAAATGGCGGATCGAGGCGATGAGATCACAGGTTTATCGACAGGCCTACATGGTCTTGACTCCATTACCTCCGGCTTGCAAGGCGGTGACTTAATCATCTTGGCGGCACGTCCAAGCATGGGCAAAACTGCATTAGCCATCAACATCGCTGAGCATGTTGCATTGAATGAACATAAACCAGTCGTCGTGTTCTCGATGGAAATGGGAGAACAACAATTAACGATCCGTTCCACAGGATCTGTTAGTCGCATTGATCAATCGCGATTGCGCACTGGTAAGCTGACAGACGATGAGTGGTCAAGATTTGCTGAGGCGAGTGAGCGCTTAGCGCGTGCACCATTTCACATAGATGGAACGCCAGCGCTTAGCTCTAATCAGCTCAGAGCGAGTTCTAGACGTCTTGCACGTCAAACCGGCGGGCTCGCTTTGATAGTGGTTGACTATCTTCAACTTATGGTTGGAGGTGGGGAAGGGCGTGGCGCTGAAAACAGGGCTTATGAATTGGCAGAAATCACTCGGGGGTTGAAAGCTCTAGCGAAAGAGTTGGACTGTCCAATCATTGCGTTATCTCAACTAAGTCGCAAAGTTGAGGAGCGGACCGATAAGCGTCCTCTGATGAGTGATTTACGCGAGTCGGGTGCGATTGAACAAGATGCAGATGTGATCATGTTCATTTACCGAGATGACTACTACAACAAGGAATCCAAAGAACCTGGTATTGCAGAGTTAATCATTGCAAAACAAAGAAGTGGTCCTGTTGGGAAAATTAAGTTGGCATTTCTAAGTGCGATCACAAAATTTGAATCGCTAGGGTCCGTTGATGTTTAACGCTAATCCAAATGAACACCAACGCGCGTTGCTTTGCTTAATGGCAACTTTGTCTTCATGCTTTATTGCATCACGTGATAAATCCGCTTGTGGTTGATGCCCGTTGCGTATTCCAGTGATGTTAACCAGTAAGTCCAGCTACGTGACCAACTAGTCCAATCGTTGTGACCATTGAACTGTGAATTAATTGGGGGCTCCCATTGACAGCTATCGACCCATTCCAGCCGTCGGGTTGCTTGGACTGGACGCCTTTAACCTGCCGATCAGAGATTAGCTCGAGCGGATCTTAAGGTTCAATGGCCCGCTGCGCGCCAGGTGCTTTATCTCCGAAAATATGACGCCAAGCATTACTGATTCCGCAGGTAACCAAAAGCTCAACCGCGGGCGTCTGAGGCCACGGCCAGTTCCGCCGCTTGGATGGACTCCGCTGGCATGACCATCCGAAGGCTCTCGCGGTACTGCTCCGCTGCCGCCGCGTGCACCACTTCAACCATTGCGTCGTAGTTTGCACGAATCACCGCTTCGATCTCTTTAAGGTCGGCGCGGAAGAATTCTTTACGCCCGTTGACCTTGTTCATGCGCCCTTCTGCAAAGTGCGCGTGCAGTTTTACCTCGAGCGCCGGTGCGTTGTCGGAGAACACCAGCGCGTGCACGTCGAACCGGAATGGTACCGAGGCGTCCCCTAGTTCGTCGACTCGATCCATCGGCTCGAGACGTCGTGTCATTCCGATTTTGTAGACGCCTTCGCCGAACGCGCCGATGTTCGAGATCACGTATACGTAGCCGGCTCGAGCGTTCTGCTCGCGGTAATCCAAGAGGCGCTCTTCTTCGTCAAGCGCCCCGTTTTGTTGCATCAGTTCGATAAGGCGTGCCTGCAGTTCCCCACGCTCATGGTCGTCCTGGACGCTTGCCAACCGAAGTTGTAACTTCTGAATCACACTGGCAAAGTGCCGACGCTCCTTGTCGATCTTGGCGCGTGCTTCGCGGATTTCACGCTTCAGCTTCTCCTGCTCACGCTGGTCCTCGCGAGTCTGACGCGCCATCTCCTTCTCCTCAGCACGCTTCACTTGAAATTCGTGAGCTAGGTGCAGCTCTGCCAACTTGCGCTGAAGGACCACTTCCATCCACCAGCACTCCGTCCGCTTTAGCAGTTTGTTGCAGGCGTCGAAGGATCGGCGAATGCGCTCCTCCATGCGGTCTAAATTGTTGAACTTAACGTTGTCGATGCAGTTCTCGCACTCGCTGTTAAAGGCGCGCAGCGAGAGCTTGAGGACGTCCTTGCGCAACTGCTTCCACTCAGTCTTCGTCAGCGTGACCCCGGAATGGTCCCAGCTTTCGACTTCCTTGCTCAATCGACGGGCGGACTCTTTCTGCTCCTCACGTATTACATCCAGCTGGCCCTTGTAGTCGGCGCTGTTGGTGAATTGATACTTGGGCACATACAACGCGAACGATTCCAGCTCTACCGTGTCCTCTGCAACTAGGATTGCCTTACGGATGTCATTCAAATTTCGAAGGGCTGCGTCCACTTCAGCCTGAGCCGCAGTCACATGCTCCTCGGTCTGAGCCAGACGGTCTTCCTCCATTTTGACTAGGTCTTTGATTTCGGCCAAGCTCAGTAGGCCACTTTGCTGCTGTTGGGCTTCCAGCACCTCACAGCGCTTTCGAAGTTCGTCGGCAGACGACTGCGAAGCCTTCAGATCTTGCTCTAGTCTTTCGGCCCGGGTCCGGTGCTTTGTTCCATTCCAGAAGTCGCTGAGTGCCATCGTTCCTCCACTTTCTTCCTATTGAGATGACTATATCTGGGCTGAAAGTTTCAGTCGATGCCACTGAATTGGCATCGACACTCGCACCTGTCGAAGCTGTTAGTTTTTTGAACGTAATTTGGCTCGTCCGAACCGGTCTTTCGCCAGTGACTGCATGTGGCCCAAAGTAGTCATCAGCACTGTTGACGTTAATCGGCAGCAACCGCTACAAAGAAGTCCGTTTTTAGACTAGGTCAACATTCAAGCGATTGGTAAAGTGCTTTTGCGTAGAGGGCGACAGCTACCGAATAGCGAGGGGCGATTAATTCTCCCCTTTTTCATGAGAATGCTAAGTTGGTCGCCCACGTGAAAAAATCACGACCTTCATTCGCCACTCTGGCGATGGATAGCGCCAGTGTTTGCAATTCAAATCAATTGCATGAAACAGATCTTCTGCTATTGGTGCAATTTCCGGCACCTCTCTTAGCCATTGCTGGCAATGGTGGTAGAGAAGGCGTAGTTGGCTTCTTTAGCAAGTTGTGACTGGAACGCCATCAACAGAACTTTGGCATGCAAAGGGCAACCATAAGTGGCTCGCTCATGCACAACTTGCGCAATGGCTTGCTAATTTAGGCGCCCTCTGATTAAGGAGGTGTCCTTCTTTGGTCTGTCCAATCGTGGGATGTTTTTGGATCATCTTTCCGATCTCCTCGCGTTTGAAATGTGGGGCTAGTGCTTTACTCTGAAAACGCTCCTGAGCGCATGAATGTGTAAATAGGCTGCTCGGGGTTCTCGGATTGCAGATCTCGCAGTCTAGAGGCGTCTGAGGCCTTCAGGCAGCCATATTTGGACCATTACTTGCAAAAAGTGAGCTGACTTAATCTGCCGCTTTGGCAACGATGGTCTTTGAATCCACAATTTTTAAGAATTTGCAGACTTACTGCTATTACCTTGACAGGGCAGTGACGCAGCAGATCATTTTGACTATTTCAATCCTGAGCTTAAGAAACTTAACAATTAATCTAACAAAGTCTTTACAAGATTAAGGGCCATAAAAACCGTTATGTATCAATAGGTTAAGGTAATCTAGGTGTGTGGATATGTGGGGTTTAGTGTGAAGATTTGTGCAACAAAGTGAGTGTTTATGTGCAATATGGTGAGAAGATTTGTGCAACAAGGTGAGTGGATATGTGCACTGAAAATTTACGTTCAAAAATCACAATTTAACAATTATCATAATTAACGAATTAATTAAATAACGTATTTTGCATTTTAAAAGTACTAATTTTGCAGCGCATCCCACTGTTACGTAATAGTGATGTAGAGCGAGTCAGATGCAGCAGAAGTGTGTGAATTTGTGCACCAAGAGGTACTGTTAATTCGGACTAACTTACTCTAAAATAATTCATGTACCAATGTATTAATCTCGACCTGGAAATGAGTTATTTGGAAGTAGTAAAGGAGGAGGGGGAACAACAACAAAGCATTCTGGCTACTTCTAGAAATGTTTTGAAGAAACCTGTTGATACGTTGGCTATGACGCCAGCTGAAGGAGGGCGAATAAATGTCATTGAACGCAAGCTTTATTTCACTTTGATGTGGTTTGCACAGCGCCAAGGTTGGCAAATTGGGCAAGAAAGTTTCCAAGCTCCACTTGCCGAGGTGCTCAAAAAAATGAACTACAACAGTCGTAATATGAAGCTAATTCGTGAAGCCTTGACTTCGATGACGACCACGGCGATTGCCTGGCAGTCGCCAACAGCGGGGGAGGGCTCAAATTGGGGTGTAAGCGGGATGATTGCTCATGCGGAAATCATGAGCAATCGTTCAGGTAGCAAACTGGAATGGTCATATTCTCCAAAAGTTAGAACTGAAATTCTTAATCCATTTCCCTTTGCACGTGGCTCCCTTGAAGTTCAAGACTTGCTTAAAACGCATGCAGGATTGGCCCTTTATGACATCGTGACTCGTTATTTAAGTAGTGCAACCGGATTGACCCCCCGTCGTAACTGGGAATGGTGGCGTCCTGTCCTTACGGGAAATTGGAACAGTGTTAACAGCGTATTGGAGTTCAAGGTTTTCAACCGAGATTACGTGAAGAAAGCAATAAACGAAATTAACAGTAAGACAACAGTGGATGTGGAGCTAATCACTTACAAGGCAGGCGCGAAAGTTGTTGACCTTCAATTCAGGGCCTCCCGAAAGAAGAACTACAAGCCCCCATTGCAAAATGTCAATACTGAAAGTGGGCTCAAAGAAATTGGCCGTGCCATCGCACTTGGCATTACACAAAAACAGGCGGAGTTGTTTTTTGATGAACATGGAGAAAACACCCTTTCGAAGGGCCTTGATGTTCTGGCCGAGCGTATAGCTAAGCCTGGCTTACGCTCTGTTGAGAAGCCAAAACAATATTTAGAAAAAGTGCTGGAAAACCATCCGACTGACGCACAAACTGGAGCGCTTATAGATAAACAGAAAGAACAAGCGCGCGAAAAACAAAAGCGTATTGAACTTCTAGAACAGTACCGCGCTAATCGACTACAAGCCGCTTGGGAGTTGTATCAAGAGAGCAACGATAGCGACAAGACATTCTTGGTCGAGCAGTTTGTGATGCAAGTCCTTGACAAAGGCCCTGAATCAACAAAACGACTCTACGAGCAGAAGGGATTCCAAGCAACGTCAGTGAGAAGCCTAATGAAAACAAGCCTAGCAGAACACTATTTTGGAGAAGGGTGGAAGACACCGAATGATGACGTCTTGTTCCGGTTCGCTTTGAACTTCATCAAGACAGAAGACAGTGGCAAACAATAGAACTGCTATTGTAGATATGTAGCTTTTGCGTGGCTCATTTGAAGTTCAGGATTTGCTTAAAACGCACGATGCAGGATTGGCGCTTTATGAAATTTTTAAGAAAAGTAAATGAATAAACAAATAACCAGGTTAGAGCCTACCCTGAGAATGTCGGAAGCTGTGTGTTATCAGGGTGTAGCGTATCTTGCTGGGCAAGTGCCAACGGATACTACAAAGGACATTGTGGGACAAACCCAAGATGTGCTGAGTGAAATTGACAATGTACTAGGCAGGCTTGGTACAAATAAAACAAGACTTCTTCAAGTTCAGGTTTTCTTAAAAGATATCAATGAATTTGAGGGAATGAACCAGGCATGGGACGAGTGGGTTTCGCCATTGAGTCCCCCCGCAAGGGCAACAATTCAAGCAAACTTAGCTGACAAGAATTGGAAGGTCGAGATTCTTGTCACGGCGGCGCTCTAAAGAAATATTTCTACAGGCGAAAGTTGGTTGAATCGCCCCCTAACTTGATTAATAACAGAGCGCAGTAGGCGCATTCTCCGTCTAAGTCGTTACGAATAATTAGCGGCCATCTGTTTACCGATGCTTGCGAATATTGCAAGCCGTGACTTGCAAATACATGCTTTCGTGGGTAATATGTAAGCCATGACTGAAAATATTAGATTCCCTGGTGAATTGGGTCTGACCTGCCCCCACTAGCCGTACCACTGAATTAGAAGTTAGTCCGAGGGGTCAAGGTTATTCCAAAACTTGATGGTTTGTATTTGCAGCAGCATTCGAATTACTCCGATGCTGCTGCGCGAATTGAGCCGGTGGTATTCGACCCAAGCTGCTGTGTGGCCTGACTTCGTTGTAGTCCCTGCGCCACTCAGCGATGCACGTTCTAGCTTGGGGCAAGGTCTGAAACCATTGCTCGTTCAAGCACTCATCACGAAACTTCCCATTGAAGCTCTCGATGTAACCGTTTTGCATGGGCCTCCCTGGTTGAATCAAGATATGCCTCACACCATGCGACGTTGCCCAAGCCATAAACGCTCGACTCGTGAACTCAGGTCCGTTGTCTGTTCGTACTGCTTGCGGGTAGCCCCTGAATATTGCAGCTTGGTCCAGCAAACGAGTCACGTACTGGCCTGAAATGCCATAGTCCACTGCGATGTCAACGCACTCGTGACTGAAGTCATCGGCCACTGTTGGGCATTTGATCCTGCGACCGTTGGACAAACTATCTGAGACAAAGTCCATGCTCCACACCTCGTTGACGGTTTGCGCCAATTGCAGTGGCACGCGTTCATTCAATGGCCGCTTGGCCTTCTTGCGACGGCGTACAGCCAAGTTGGCGTCTCGGTAAAGCCGGTAAACCCGCTTGTGGTTCACATGCGGGAACTCAGGGCGCAGCAAATCATGGATGCGCCGATAACCAAACCTGCGGCGTACATGGGCGATGTCCACGATGCGTTCGCACAGATCACGGGTGAGTTGATCTGGTTGTGGTGGGTTGCGATAGCTGTCGCGGCTTAGCCCCACAAGACGGCAGGCGTGGCGCTCGGACAGTTGATGGTCTTGGACCATCTTGCCAATCGCCTCGCGTTTGACCTGTGGGGCTAGCGCTTTACGCCGAACACGCTCTTGAGCGCGTGAATATCCAGATGGGCCTCGGCCAGTAGCCTCTTGAGTTTGGTGTTCTCGGACTCCAAGTCTCTCAACCTGGATGCATCGGAAGCCTCCATGCCGCCGAACTTGGCTCGCCACTTGTAAAAGGTGGGCTGGCTGAAGCCGCCGCTGCGGCAAAGCTCCTTGATAGACATGCCAGCTTCAGCTTGCTTGAGGAAAGCGATGATTTGCTCATCGGTAAATCGTGTGGTCTTCATATCCGCAATTCTCCAGAATTTGCGGACTAACTGCCATTACTTTGGTACGGCTGGCAGGGGGCAGGTCATAGCTCTATCTCCTCAAAGGTCGGCGCCTGCTCAAGACACGGGGCGATTCAATGCAGCGTGTACGGAGCGGTATGGTCGATAAATGGCAAGCCCGAAACGAAAAGTTCACAACAAGCCGTTGAGTCGAGCGTAGTGCAATGTTTGAGTACGGCTTTTTACATCTAATCGGCGGAATAAGCGCCAGAGGTGGACTTTAACTGTGTGTTCGCTGATGTCCAACTCAGCTGCGATGTCGCGATTGCTTAGGCCACGATCAAGCATACCTATGAGTTGCTTTTGACGTTTAGAGAGCTTTACTTCTTCAGAAGAACGGCTAGTTCCCTCATCATGTTTGCTCATAAACAAATTAGAAATG
This region of Limnohabitans curvus genomic DNA includes:
- a CDS encoding replication initiation protein, translating into MYQCINLDLEMSYLEVVKEEGEQQQSILATSRNVLKKPVDTLAMTPAEGGRINVIERKLYFTLMWFAQRQGWQIGQESFQAPLAEVLKKMNYNSRNMKLIREALTSMTTTAIAWQSPTAGEGSNWGVSGMIAHAEIMSNRSGSKLEWSYSPKVRTEILNPFPFARGSLEVQDLLKTHAGLALYDIVTRYLSSATGLTPRRNWEWWRPVLTGNWNSVNSVLEFKVFNRDYVKKAINEINSKTTVDVELITYKAGAKVVDLQFRASRKKNYKPPLQNVNTESGLKEIGRAIALGITQKQAELFFDEHGENTLSKGLDVLAERIAKPGLRSVEKPKQYLEKVLENHPTDAQTGALIDKQKEQAREKQKRIELLEQYRANRLQAAWELYQESNDSDKTFLVEQFVMQVLDKGPESTKRLYEQKGFQATSVRSLMKTSLAEHYFGEGWKTPNDDVLFRFALNFIKTEDSGKQ
- a CDS encoding IS3 family transposase (programmed frameshift), giving the protein MKTTRFTDEQIIAFLKQAEAGMSIKELCRSGGFSQPTFYKWRAKFGGMEASDASRLRDLESENTKLKRLLAEAHLDIHALKSVFGGKALAPQVKREAIGKMVQDHQLSERHACRLVGLSRDSYRNPPQPDQLTRDLCERIVDIAHVRRRFGYRRIHDLLRPEFPHVNHKRVYRLYRDANLAVRRRKKAKRPLNERVPLQLAQTVNEVWSMDFVSDSLSNGRRIKCPTVADDFSHECVDIAVDYGISGQYVTRLLDQAAIFRGYPQAVRTDNGPEFTSRAFMAWATSHGVRHILIQPGRPMQNGYIESFNGKFRDECLNEQWFQTLPQARTCIAEWRRDYNEVRPHSSLGRIPPAQFAQQHRSNSNAAANTNHQVLE
- a CDS encoding DUF4041 domain-containing protein, producing MALSDFWNGTKHRTRAERLEQDLKASQSSADELRKRCEVLEAQQQQSGLLSLAEIKDLVKMEEDRLAQTEEHVTAAQAEVDAALRNLNDIRKAILVAEDTVELESFALYVPKYQFTNSADYKGQLDVIREEQKESARRLSKEVESWDHSGVTLTKTEWKQLRKDVLKLSLRAFNSECENCIDNVKFNNLDRMEERIRRSFDACNKLLKRTECWWMEVVLQRKLAELHLAHEFQVKRAEEKEMARQTREDQREQEKLKREIREARAKIDKERRHFASVIQKLQLRLASVQDDHERGELQARLIELMQQNGALDEEERLLDYREQNARAGYVYVISNIGAFGEGVYKIGMTRRLEPMDRVDELGDASVPFRFDVHALVFSDNAPALEVKLHAHFAEGRMNKVNGRKEFFRADLKEIEAVIRANYDAMVEVVHAAAAEQYRESLRMVMPAESIQAAELAVASDARG
- a CDS encoding RidA family protein, yielding MNKQITRLEPTLRMSEAVCYQGVAYLAGQVPTDTTKDIVGQTQDVLSEIDNVLGRLGTNKTRLLQVQVFLKDINEFEGMNQAWDEWVSPLSPPARATIQANLADKNWKVEILVTAAL